A genome region from Streptomyces antimycoticus includes the following:
- a CDS encoding carbon-nitrogen hydrolase family protein, producing MSPLRTALLQNSGHPGDPAGNLKVLDEAAAGAAADGAGLLVTAEMFLTGYAIGGRGVRELAEPADGPSGRAVAEIAATHGLAILYGYPESHAGAVYNSARLVGGDGAELANYRKSHLYGCFERASFTPGETPVVQATIGELTVGILICYDVEFPENVRAHALAGTDLLLVPTAQMHPFEFVAESVIPVRAFESQMYIAYVNRSGVEGEFDFVGLSCLAGPDGATCLRAGRGEELLLGDVAPKLLTTSRRINPYLRDRRPGLYSSLS from the coding sequence ATGTCGCCGCTGCGCACCGCTCTGCTCCAGAACTCCGGTCACCCCGGCGATCCCGCCGGGAACCTCAAGGTCCTCGACGAGGCCGCCGCCGGCGCCGCCGCCGACGGGGCCGGGCTGCTGGTCACCGCGGAGATGTTCCTCACGGGATACGCGATTGGCGGCCGCGGCGTACGGGAGCTGGCCGAGCCCGCCGACGGGCCGAGCGGCCGGGCGGTGGCCGAGATCGCCGCGACGCACGGTCTCGCCATCCTCTACGGCTACCCCGAGAGCCACGCGGGCGCGGTGTACAACTCGGCACGGCTCGTGGGCGGGGACGGCGCCGAGCTGGCCAACTACCGCAAGTCCCATCTCTACGGCTGCTTCGAGCGGGCGTCGTTCACCCCCGGCGAGACCCCCGTCGTCCAGGCCACCATCGGCGAGCTGACCGTCGGCATCCTGATCTGCTACGACGTGGAGTTCCCGGAGAACGTACGGGCCCATGCCCTGGCCGGGACCGATCTGCTGCTGGTGCCCACCGCGCAGATGCACCCCTTCGAGTTCGTGGCCGAATCCGTGATTCCGGTGCGGGCCTTCGAGAGCCAGATGTACATCGCGTACGTCAACCGCAGTGGTGTCGAGGGCGAGTTCGACTTCGTGGGCCTGAGCTGTCTGGCGGGGCCCGACGGCGCCACCTGTCTGCGGGCCGGCCGCGGTGAGGAACTCCTCCTCGGCGATGTCGCCCCCAAGCTGCTGACCACCTCGCGCCGGATCAACCCGTATCTGCGCGACCGCCGCCCCGGTCTGTACTCCTCCCTCAGCTGA
- a CDS encoding flavin monoamine oxidase family protein: MTSTVPTAVHDEQETQAHQALPPMTMFGPDFPYAYDDFLAHPAGLGQIPATEHGNEVAVIGGGLSGLVTAYELMKMGLRPVVYEADRIGGRLRTVGFDGCDDALTAEMGAMRFPPSSTALQHYIDLVGLKTRPFPNPLAPDTPSTVVDLKGESHYARTIDDLPPVYREVADAWNACLEEGADFSDMNRAIRERNVPRIREIWSRLVEKLDNQTFYGFLCDSTAFTSFRHREIFGQVGFGTGGWDTDFPNSILEILRVVYTEADDHHRGIVGGSQQLPLRLWEREPEKIVHWPQGTSLSSLHGGEPRPAVTRLHRAAGDRVVVTDASGDIRSYRAVVFTAQSWMLLSKIDCDDSLFPIDHWTAIERTHYMESSKLFVPVDRPFWLDKDEITGRDTMSMTLTDRMTRGTYLLDDGPDRPAVICLSYTWCDDSLKWLPLSANERMEVMLKSLSEIYRHVDIRKHIIGSPVTVSWENEPYFMGAFKANLPGHYRYQRRLFTHFMQDRLPADKRGIFLAGDDISWTAGWAEGAIQTALNAVWGVMHRFGGATDPKNPGPGDLYDEIAPVELPED; the protein is encoded by the coding sequence ATGACGTCCACGGTGCCCACCGCCGTCCATGACGAGCAGGAAACCCAGGCCCATCAGGCCCTTCCGCCCATGACCATGTTCGGCCCGGACTTCCCCTACGCCTACGACGACTTCCTCGCCCACCCGGCGGGCCTGGGCCAGATACCCGCCACCGAGCACGGCAACGAGGTCGCGGTCATCGGCGGCGGTCTCTCCGGCCTGGTCACCGCGTACGAGCTGATGAAGATGGGCCTGCGGCCCGTGGTCTACGAGGCCGACCGGATCGGCGGACGGCTGCGCACCGTCGGCTTCGACGGCTGTGACGACGCGCTGACCGCCGAGATGGGGGCGATGCGCTTCCCGCCGTCCTCCACCGCCCTCCAGCACTACATCGACCTGGTGGGCCTGAAGACCCGGCCGTTCCCCAACCCGCTGGCCCCCGACACCCCCTCGACCGTCGTCGACCTCAAGGGCGAGTCCCACTACGCCCGCACCATCGACGATCTGCCGCCGGTCTACCGCGAGGTGGCCGACGCCTGGAACGCCTGCCTGGAGGAGGGCGCGGACTTCTCCGACATGAACCGCGCCATCCGCGAGCGGAACGTCCCCCGCATCCGGGAGATCTGGTCGCGGCTGGTCGAGAAGCTGGACAACCAGACCTTCTACGGTTTCCTCTGCGACTCCACGGCCTTCACCTCCTTCCGCCACCGGGAGATCTTCGGCCAGGTCGGCTTCGGCACCGGCGGCTGGGACACCGACTTCCCCAACTCCATCCTGGAGATCCTGCGGGTCGTCTACACCGAGGCCGACGACCACCACCGCGGCATCGTCGGCGGCAGCCAGCAGCTTCCGCTGCGGCTGTGGGAGCGCGAGCCCGAGAAGATCGTCCACTGGCCCCAGGGCACCTCGCTGTCCTCGCTGCACGGCGGTGAGCCCCGCCCGGCCGTGACCCGGCTGCACCGGGCAGCGGGCGACCGCGTCGTGGTGACGGACGCGAGCGGTGACATCCGCTCGTACCGGGCGGTGGTCTTCACCGCGCAGTCCTGGATGCTGCTCTCCAAGATCGACTGCGATGACTCGCTCTTCCCGATCGACCACTGGACGGCGATCGAGCGCACCCACTACATGGAGTCCAGCAAGCTCTTCGTGCCGGTGGACCGGCCGTTCTGGCTGGACAAGGACGAGATCACCGGCCGGGACACGATGAGCATGACGCTCACCGACCGGATGACCCGCGGCACCTATCTGCTGGACGACGGCCCGGACCGGCCCGCCGTCATCTGTCTCTCCTACACCTGGTGCGACGACAGCCTCAAGTGGCTGCCGCTGTCGGCGAACGAGCGGATGGAGGTCATGCTCAAGTCGCTCTCGGAGATCTATCGGCACGTCGACATCCGCAAGCACATCATCGGCAGCCCGGTCACCGTGTCCTGGGAGAACGAGCCCTACTTCATGGGCGCGTTCAAGGCCAATCTGCCCGGCCATTACCGCTATCAGCGCCGGCTGTTCACCCACTTCATGCAGGACCGGCTGCCCGCCGACAAGCGCGGCATCTTCCTCGCGGGCGACGACATCTCCTGGACGGCGGGCTGGGCCGAGGGCGCCATCCAGACCGCGCTCAACGCCGTGTGGGGCGTGATGCACCGCTTCGGCGGCGCCACCGACCCGAAGAACCCCGGGCCGGGCGATCTGTACGACGAGATCGCGCCCGTCGAGCTCCCCGAGGACTGA
- a CDS encoding DUF5995 family protein, producing MTMPTHARLAPRTVQSVVARMSALGAALPPRDGVAVFNGVYLSVTEEVGRRLTDGYFHDPSATQELDVRFAERYLAAVDAVTTGGRPPACWRPLFQLRRHPGVRPVQFALAGINAHIGHDLALALLDTCRARDLEPDALEGDFDRIGALLTGMEERIREELMPGPDLLDVADPLTHLVGSWSLEKARDAAWAAFRALWGLRGVPELAAEFAERVDATVGLVGRFLLTPLPSARRPADDATARP from the coding sequence ATGACGATGCCCACGCACGCGCGGCTCGCCCCGCGCACCGTGCAGAGCGTCGTGGCGCGCATGAGCGCGCTCGGCGCGGCGCTGCCGCCCAGGGACGGGGTGGCGGTCTTCAACGGGGTGTACCTGTCGGTCACCGAGGAGGTCGGCCGCCGGCTCACGGACGGGTACTTCCACGACCCGTCCGCCACCCAGGAGCTGGACGTGCGGTTCGCCGAGCGCTATCTGGCGGCGGTCGACGCGGTGACCACGGGCGGGCGGCCACCCGCCTGCTGGCGGCCGCTGTTCCAGCTGCGGCGCCATCCGGGGGTGCGGCCGGTGCAGTTCGCACTCGCCGGGATCAACGCCCATATCGGCCATGACCTGGCGCTCGCGCTGCTGGACACCTGCCGGGCCCGGGACCTTGAACCGGACGCCCTGGAGGGCGACTTCGACCGGATCGGCGCGCTGCTCACGGGGATGGAGGAGCGGATCCGGGAGGAGCTGATGCCCGGCCCCGACCTGCTGGACGTGGCCGATCCGCTCACCCATCTCGTGGGCTCCTGGAGCCTGGAGAAGGCGCGGGACGCCGCATGGGCGGCGTTCCGCGCCCTGTGGGGGCTGCGCGGGGTGCCGGAGCTGGCGGCGGAGTTCGCGGAGCGCGTCGACGCGACCGTGGGTCTGGTCGGGCGCTTTCTGCTCACTCCTCTGCCATCGGCGCGACGACCCGCCGACGACGCCACGGCCCGCCCTTGA
- a CDS encoding NAD-dependent epimerase/dehydratase family protein, whose product MPLILVTGATGQVGRRFTKRLLERPAAGTEVRVLVRDEERGAPFAAQGAQLTVGDLREEKDLRRAMEGVHAVVNIAAAFRGVPDEEAWAVNRDAAVALGRAAVEAGTSRFLQVSTNLVYGASRGRPFTEDDESVPGGLLWGAYPASKAEAERELLALYREHGLDLRIGSLAFVYGDGDPHVANFLPHSRAWAGSQRLAMVHHADATSALLRLLRAPGGTAGGSVSGRKYNIVDDAPATVVEIHQLMGAPLPEGMTGRKDDDPWSGITSNLRLRDELGWRPLYPSIWTARDAGVL is encoded by the coding sequence ATGCCCTTGATTCTGGTGACGGGTGCGACCGGCCAGGTGGGACGGCGGTTCACCAAGCGGCTGCTGGAGCGGCCCGCGGCCGGTACCGAGGTACGGGTGCTGGTGCGCGACGAGGAGCGCGGTGCGCCCTTCGCGGCCCAGGGCGCGCAGCTCACGGTGGGTGATCTGCGCGAGGAGAAGGATCTGCGGAGGGCCATGGAGGGGGTGCACGCGGTGGTCAACATCGCGGCGGCCTTCCGCGGGGTGCCGGACGAGGAGGCGTGGGCGGTCAACCGGGACGCGGCGGTCGCGCTCGGACGAGCCGCGGTCGAGGCCGGGACGAGCCGGTTCCTCCAGGTCAGCACCAATCTGGTGTACGGCGCCTCGCGCGGCCGGCCGTTCACGGAGGACGACGAGAGCGTGCCCGGCGGTCTGCTGTGGGGCGCCTACCCCGCCTCGAAGGCGGAGGCGGAGCGGGAGCTGCTGGCGCTGTACCGCGAGCACGGCCTCGATCTGCGGATCGGCAGCCTGGCCTTCGTGTACGGGGACGGCGATCCGCATGTGGCGAACTTTCTGCCGCACTCGCGGGCCTGGGCCGGGAGCCAGCGGCTCGCCATGGTCCACCACGCCGACGCGACATCGGCGCTGCTGCGGCTGCTGCGCGCCCCGGGCGGCACGGCCGGCGGCTCGGTGTCGGGCCGCAAGTACAACATCGTCGACGACGCCCCGGCGACCGTCGTCGAAATCCACCAGCTCATGGGCGCGCCGCTGCCCGAGGGCATGACCGGGCGGAAGGACGACGACCCCTGGTCCGGGATCACCTCCAACCTCCGGCTCCGCGATGAGCTGGGCTGGCGGCCGCTGTATCCGTCGATCTGGACGGCCCGCGACGCGGGGGTGCTGTGA
- a CDS encoding helix-turn-helix transcriptional regulator — translation MHRSELADFLRRCRARLGPAEVGLTSGPRRRTPGLRREEVAQLAGMSPDYYTRLEQARGPRPSRQMLTALARALRLTDDERDYLFHLVGEEPPRDRSTSEHVRPGLLRVLDRLFDTPAQVITDWGEVLAQNAMAAALVGDITARPPGDRNIVRSFFTRPGDDSGAPGIFPSEEIEEHARLHVANLRAVLAARPDDPGPAGLVAELLSVSAEFAALWEAHEVAVRHSSVKRFVHPVVGTMELDCEVLLSSEHAQRLIVHTARPGSESAERLELLRVLGLQDLAPRGGQDLAPRG, via the coding sequence GTGCATCGATCGGAGCTCGCCGACTTCCTGCGCCGCTGCCGCGCCCGCCTCGGCCCCGCCGAGGTGGGGCTGACGTCCGGCCCCCGGCGCCGTACGCCCGGACTGCGCCGGGAGGAGGTGGCCCAGCTCGCGGGCATGTCACCGGACTACTACACCCGGCTGGAGCAGGCCCGCGGCCCGCGCCCGTCCCGCCAGATGCTGACCGCGCTGGCCCGGGCGCTGCGGCTCACCGACGACGAGCGCGACTATCTCTTCCACCTGGTGGGGGAGGAGCCGCCGCGCGACCGCAGCACCTCGGAGCATGTGCGGCCCGGCCTGCTCAGGGTGCTGGACCGGCTGTTCGACACCCCGGCCCAGGTGATCACCGACTGGGGCGAGGTGCTGGCGCAGAACGCGATGGCGGCGGCGCTGGTCGGCGACATCACGGCGCGGCCGCCCGGCGACCGCAATATCGTCCGGAGCTTCTTCACCCGGCCCGGCGACGACTCCGGCGCCCCCGGGATCTTCCCGAGCGAGGAGATCGAGGAGCATGCCCGGCTGCATGTGGCCAACCTCCGCGCCGTGCTCGCGGCCCGCCCCGACGACCCGGGCCCGGCGGGCCTGGTGGCCGAACTGCTCTCGGTGAGCGCCGAGTTCGCGGCGCTGTGGGAGGCCCATGAGGTGGCCGTACGGCACTCCTCGGTCAAGCGGTTCGTCCACCCGGTGGTGGGCACGATGGAGCTGGACTGCGAGGTCCTGCTGAGCTCCGAACACGCCCAGCGGCTGATCGTCCACACCGCCCGCCCCGGCAGCGAGTCCGCCGAGCGGCTCGAACTGCTCCGGGTGCTGGGCCTGCAGGACCTCGCCCCGCGGGGAGGGCAGGACCTCGCCCCGCGGGGATGA
- a CDS encoding uracil-xanthine permease family protein yields the protein MGLGVRWTLHGDGRTPAPGAVVKPDERLSWPRTAGLGAQHVVAMFGASFVAPVLMGLDPNLAIMMSGVATILFLLATRGRIPSYLGCSLSFVGVAAAIRAQGGGSAAVTGAILVVGGVLLLSGLAVRKFGARIIHAAMPPVVTGAVVMLIGFNLAPVTAGTYWPADQWTALLTMLVTGAAVVCLRGFWSRIAIFLGLVFGYAVSWVLDRVFGRIHSIDGSGRVTDHWRLDLSGVAKADWIGLPSLHAPSFHWSAVLVALPVVIALIAENAGHVKAVGEMIGDPLDDQLGTAIAADGAATMISTSVGGPANTTYSENIGVMAATRVYSTAAYWAAAGFALLFGLCPKFGAVVAAVPGGVLGGITVILYGMIGLLGAQIWVHNKVDLRNPLNLVPVAAGVIIGVGGVSLKVSKNFELGGIALGTIVVLLGYHVLRALAPAHLKPQEPLLDAGTSEYDDDRPA from the coding sequence ATGGGCCTCGGCGTGCGCTGGACCCTGCACGGCGATGGGCGCACCCCCGCCCCGGGCGCCGTCGTCAAGCCGGATGAGCGGCTGTCATGGCCGAGGACGGCGGGGCTCGGCGCACAGCATGTCGTGGCCATGTTCGGGGCCAGCTTTGTCGCCCCGGTGCTGATGGGGCTCGACCCCAACCTCGCGATCATGATGTCCGGCGTCGCGACCATCCTCTTCCTGCTGGCGACCCGCGGCCGGATCCCCAGCTATCTGGGGTGCAGCCTGTCCTTCGTCGGGGTGGCCGCCGCGATCAGGGCGCAGGGCGGCGGCAGCGCCGCCGTCACCGGGGCGATCCTGGTGGTCGGCGGGGTGCTGCTGCTGAGCGGTCTGGCGGTACGGAAATTCGGCGCCCGGATCATCCACGCGGCGATGCCGCCGGTGGTGACCGGTGCGGTGGTCATGCTGATCGGGTTCAATCTCGCACCGGTGACCGCCGGTACGTACTGGCCCGCCGATCAGTGGACCGCGCTGCTGACGATGCTGGTCACCGGGGCGGCGGTGGTCTGTCTGCGGGGCTTCTGGTCGCGTATCGCGATCTTCCTGGGGCTGGTCTTCGGCTATGCGGTCTCCTGGGTCCTCGACCGCGTCTTCGGCAGGATCCACTCGATCGACGGCAGCGGACGGGTCACCGACCACTGGCGGCTGGATCTGTCCGGTGTGGCCAAGGCGGACTGGATCGGTCTGCCGTCGCTGCACGCGCCCAGCTTCCACTGGTCGGCGGTGCTGGTGGCGCTGCCGGTCGTGATCGCCCTGATCGCCGAGAACGCCGGGCATGTGAAGGCGGTCGGCGAGATGATCGGCGATCCGCTGGACGACCAGCTGGGCACGGCGATCGCCGCGGACGGCGCGGCGACCATGATCTCCACATCGGTCGGCGGCCCGGCCAATACGACGTACTCCGAGAACATCGGGGTCATGGCGGCCACCCGGGTCTACTCCACCGCCGCGTACTGGGCGGCCGCGGGCTTCGCGCTGCTCTTCGGGCTCTGCCCCAAGTTCGGCGCGGTGGTGGCGGCGGTGCCGGGCGGGGTGCTGGGCGGGATCACCGTCATCCTCTACGGCATGATCGGGCTGCTGGGTGCGCAGATCTGGGTGCACAACAAGGTGGACCTGCGCAATCCGCTCAATCTGGTGCCGGTCGCGGCGGGCGTCATCATCGGCGTCGGCGGCGTCAGCCTGAAGGTCAGCAAGAACTTCGAGCTGGGCGGGATCGCCCTCGGCACGATCGTGGTGCTGCTCGGCTACCACGTGCTGCGCGCCCTGGCCCCGGCCCATCTCAAGCCGCAGGAGCCCCTGCTGGACGCGGGCACCAGCGAATACGACGACGACCGGCCGGCCTGA
- a CDS encoding isocitrate lyase/PEP mutase family protein, with translation MSDKSGAPAPDRHTAFRRLHHGERPLLLPNAWDHASAAALVRRGFPAIGTTSLGVAAAAGLPDATGAARDETLALARGITRLPALVSVDIEGGCSERPEEVAALAAELDRAGVVGVNIEDGRPDGTLAPLARQCAVLAAVKERVPRLFVNARTDTHWLAAIGGDTPPSLSAAAERIEAYVRAGADGVFVPALTDEHDIGALTDDLGETPLNILFTPGRHTYERLAELGVRRISCGSLLFRAALDRAVELAWTIAHPDAPAPAHQAADLPSYAEAQSLAEDFTEGVAEGIRT, from the coding sequence ATGAGCGACAAGAGCGGCGCCCCGGCGCCCGACCGCCACACCGCCTTCCGCCGGCTCCACCACGGCGAACGGCCGCTGCTGCTGCCCAACGCCTGGGACCACGCCTCCGCCGCCGCCCTGGTCCGGCGCGGCTTCCCCGCCATCGGCACCACCAGCCTCGGCGTGGCCGCGGCGGCCGGGCTGCCGGACGCGACGGGCGCCGCCCGCGACGAGACCCTCGCCCTCGCCCGCGGCATCACCCGGCTCCCGGCGCTGGTGAGCGTCGACATCGAGGGCGGGTGCAGCGAGCGGCCCGAGGAGGTCGCGGCGCTCGCGGCCGAGCTGGACCGGGCCGGGGTGGTCGGCGTGAACATCGAGGACGGCCGCCCCGACGGCACCCTCGCGCCACTGGCCCGGCAGTGCGCGGTGCTCGCGGCCGTCAAGGAGCGGGTGCCCCGGCTGTTCGTGAACGCGCGGACCGACACCCACTGGCTCGCCGCGATCGGTGGTGACACCCCTCCCTCGCTGTCCGCGGCCGCCGAACGCATCGAGGCGTATGTGCGGGCAGGCGCGGACGGGGTCTTCGTGCCCGCGCTCACCGATGAGCACGACATCGGCGCCCTGACCGACGACCTCGGCGAAACCCCGCTGAACATCCTCTTCACCCCCGGCCGCCACACCTATGAGCGCCTCGCGGAGCTCGGGGTGCGGCGGATCAGCTGCGGTTCGCTGCTCTTCCGGGCCGCCCTGGACCGCGCCGTCGAGCTGGCCTGGACGATCGCCCACCCCGACGCGCCTGCCCCTGCCCATCAGGCCGCCGACCTGCCCTCCTACGCCGAGGCACAGTCACTGGCCGAGGACTTCACCGAGGGCGTCGCCGAGGGCATCCGCACATAG
- a CDS encoding MFS transporter → MGRLKEAGASEMRPVRRARIAVAAVFAVHGAVTGNFATRIPWIQERLDLSAGQLGLALAFPAIGASVAMPLAGRISHRFGARAALRGLLALWTAWLVMPPLAPGLVWLCGALFVFGATAGTSDVAMNALGVEVENRLGRSIMSGLHGMWSAGALTGSAAGTIAAHAEADARLHLAIAAGVLTVLGAVACHWVLDLRSAPEEHPPPRFALPPRSALIIGAVGFCAVFAEGASLDWSAVYLRDVMDSSPGVAAACTTAFSCTMAGARLIGDAVVSRFGPVRTVRTGGLLATAGGVLVVTAPGAALAIAGFGLIGLGIAVVVPLAFAAAGRSGPAPSQAIAGVATITYTSGLIAPAAMGSIADLTSLTISFCLVTTLTLGLVAGAGVLRTPAETDAANPASHPDPSASRATLP, encoded by the coding sequence ATGGGCAGGCTCAAGGAAGCCGGGGCGTCCGAGATGCGCCCCGTACGGCGGGCGCGGATCGCCGTGGCGGCAGTGTTCGCCGTGCACGGCGCGGTGACCGGCAACTTCGCCACCCGTATCCCCTGGATCCAGGAGCGGCTGGACCTCAGCGCCGGTCAACTCGGCCTCGCACTCGCCTTTCCCGCCATCGGGGCCTCGGTCGCGATGCCCCTGGCCGGGCGGATCAGCCATCGCTTCGGCGCCCGCGCGGCGCTGCGCGGACTGCTCGCCCTGTGGACCGCCTGGCTGGTGATGCCCCCGCTGGCGCCCGGTCTTGTCTGGCTGTGCGGTGCGCTCTTCGTCTTCGGGGCGACCGCCGGGACGTCCGACGTCGCCATGAACGCCCTCGGTGTGGAGGTCGAGAACCGCCTCGGCCGTTCGATCATGTCCGGGCTGCACGGCATGTGGAGCGCGGGAGCGCTCACCGGCTCGGCGGCGGGCACGATCGCCGCGCATGCCGAGGCCGACGCCCGGCTCCACCTCGCCATCGCCGCCGGGGTCCTCACGGTGCTCGGCGCGGTGGCCTGCCACTGGGTCCTCGACCTGCGCAGCGCCCCAGAGGAGCACCCGCCGCCCCGGTTCGCGCTCCCGCCCCGCTCCGCGCTGATCATCGGCGCGGTGGGATTCTGCGCGGTCTTCGCCGAGGGGGCGAGCCTGGACTGGTCGGCGGTCTATCTGCGCGATGTCATGGACTCCTCCCCCGGTGTCGCCGCCGCCTGCACCACCGCCTTCTCCTGCACGATGGCCGGCGCCCGGCTCATCGGGGACGCGGTGGTGAGCCGCTTCGGGCCGGTGCGGACCGTACGGACCGGCGGCCTCCTCGCCACCGCCGGCGGCGTCCTCGTGGTCACCGCCCCCGGCGCCGCCCTCGCCATCGCCGGATTCGGCCTCATCGGACTGGGCATCGCGGTCGTGGTGCCGCTGGCCTTCGCCGCCGCCGGGCGCAGCGGCCCGGCCCCGAGCCAGGCCATCGCGGGCGTCGCCACGATCACGTACACCTCGGGTCTGATCGCTCCGGCGGCCATGGGCTCGATCGCGGACCTGACCTCGCTGACGATCTCGTTCTGCCTGGTCACGACGTTGACGCTGGGGCTGGTGGCGGGGGCGGGGGTGCTGCGGACCCCGGCGGAGACGGACGCCGCGAACCCCGCCTCGCACCCCGACCCGTCCGCCTCCCGGGCCACGCTTCCCTGA
- a CDS encoding ROK family transcriptional regulator yields MTSTSVSVAGRTASPSTARAINDRLALHLLKDEGPLTAGQLKSLTGLSRPTIADLVERLRQTGLVAVVGEAGAERRGPNARVYGIVADSAHVAGVDVRTDSVAVCVADLLGRTKAEESLPVAPDGDPAHPVAAAVALVERAVERAGAVRLHHIGIGVPGLIDPATGELNSTGGLPSWHRELATALHRDLAAPVLLENEVNLAAVAEQRMGTARDRDTFVLLWLGHGIGAAVVLDRVLRRGASGGTGEIGFLPVPGTSGLPSATGCDGGFHSLVSSGAVCELAQEHGLEASAGGERGAGTEGSGAAEAAIRAALDAGERGEAFLDTLAARIALGVAAICAVLDPGCAVLGGEVGRAGGDGLARRVEDHVARLSPLRTRVRAGVVGGGGVLRGAVLTALDAAQNELFGAP; encoded by the coding sequence ATGACGTCGACGAGCGTGTCCGTGGCGGGCCGCACCGCCTCACCGAGTACGGCGCGGGCCATCAACGACCGCCTCGCCCTGCATCTGCTCAAGGACGAGGGGCCGTTGACCGCGGGTCAGCTCAAGTCGCTGACCGGGCTGTCCCGCCCCACCATCGCGGACCTGGTCGAGCGGCTGCGGCAGACCGGGCTGGTGGCGGTCGTGGGGGAGGCGGGGGCGGAGCGCCGGGGGCCCAACGCGCGGGTGTACGGGATCGTCGCCGACAGCGCGCATGTGGCCGGGGTCGACGTCCGTACGGACAGCGTGGCCGTATGCGTGGCCGACCTGCTGGGCCGGACCAAGGCGGAGGAGTCGCTTCCGGTGGCCCCGGACGGGGATCCGGCGCACCCTGTGGCGGCCGCGGTGGCCCTGGTGGAGCGGGCCGTCGAGCGGGCCGGGGCAGTGCGGCTGCACCACATCGGCATCGGGGTGCCCGGTCTCATCGACCCCGCCACCGGGGAGCTCAACTCCACCGGCGGACTCCCCTCCTGGCACCGTGAGCTGGCCACCGCGCTCCACCGCGACCTCGCGGCGCCGGTGCTGCTGGAGAACGAGGTCAATCTCGCGGCCGTCGCCGAACAGCGGATGGGTACGGCGCGCGACCGCGACACCTTCGTGCTGCTGTGGCTCGGCCATGGCATCGGCGCCGCCGTGGTGCTCGACCGGGTGCTGCGGCGCGGTGCGTCCGGCGGCACCGGGGAGATCGGCTTTCTGCCGGTGCCGGGGACCTCGGGACTGCCCTCCGCCACCGGCTGCGACGGCGGGTTCCACTCCCTGGTGAGCAGCGGCGCGGTCTGCGAACTCGCGCAGGAGCACGGTCTGGAGGCCTCGGCGGGCGGCGAACGCGGGGCGGGCACGGAGGGCTCCGGCGCGGCGGAAGCGGCGATCCGCGCGGCCCTCGACGCGGGGGAGCGCGGCGAGGCGTTCCTGGACACGCTGGCGGCCCGTATCGCGCTGGGCGTCGCGGCGATCTGCGCGGTGCTCGACCCGGGGTGCGCGGTGCTCGGCGGTGAGGTCGGCCGGGCCGGGGGCGATGGGCTCGCGCGGCGGGTGGAGGACCATGTCGCCCGGCTGTCGCCGCTGCGGACGCGGGTGCGGGCGGGGGTCGTGGGTGGTGGCGGGGTGTTGCGGGGCGCCGTGCTGACGGCGCTGGACGCGGCGCAGAACGAGCTGTTCGGCGCGCCGTAG